The window agagccactccctacaatacaaaagcctttttgaataatttggttttgcatatgggaaggaagaaggaagcagggaaaggtgaggatatgggggttgtgTGGAAGAGAAAAATTGGAAGTAGTGGGGTAGAGAATACTGGGGGGAATGAGGCGCCCCTGCTAATCCTTGTGGGTTTCCcctgcacaactgggcctggcccacTGGCTGGCCCAGTACAACGGCCATAGTTTTCTAGGTAGAACCTGCagagagggaaagctgaaggtaGGAAAGCAGATGAAAGTAGGTTATCTGTTGGGTGGAAAAGAAGCAGGGGGAGAGGCTACGAGGGCTTTCatggaagggaaaaaggaaataatgAGGTTagaaaaaatgagatgcccccttgcAGGTCCTTGCGTGTCTGCCGCTTATAGTTCTCTGGATCGGACACGTTCATCCTCAGTGTTAGGGAATTTTTAATCTCTCATCCATTATGAGTGCTATTGAAGCAGGCCTACACACACTCGGGGGAAACATTCTCCCTTAGCTAAGCAGTTAGAAAGTCAGGGTAACCTTACAAGAATGTCAACATCTCTTATTTTCCTTTCCACTTATGACAATATAGCCTTGGGAAAGCAGTCTGTAAAAACTGAAGGCGCCAAACCTTTTTACGTGTTTATATCAAGAAGTATTTACTGTCTTGTCATCCGGACCCATCAGTGCCATAATTCCTAAAGACAGCATTTCCGAGACTTGTTTGTATAAACCCTGTgttaacctttgatcttttattctgtaaacaattagctgtAATAAGTATATAAGACTCTCTGCTGTTGACTATTTTTTTATGCATATGTGGGAACATGGCAACGCAcctggggctgtttccacacatcttacctgcctgcgggaCATTatgcaaaagacccggaagacagcgtcttctcatgtaaaatcgtgccaggaagatgctgttatccgggagttttgtgcaaaatcgcgtcttcctggcgcgattttgcatgagaagacgctgtcttctgggtctctCATACAATGTTCCACAggctggtaagatgtgtggaaacggcctgggttTTGTTATAATAAAACTCATTTATCTTTATGGATCACTGGTGTGGAGTGTCTTAGTTAATGCGGGCAACGGCTGTTGGGAAAAGTAACCTGAATGCAGAGTACCTTTGGGAAATTTTTCCTTTAACACTCAGCATTATTGTGACGTCATGCCTAGTCCTTAAAGTGCTAAATTACGATGATGCTGATGATTAATAGCAATCCTTTAGTGTTAACGTTAGTAATGCAACATTAATGTAATGATACaaattaatgtatttttttaattaaagcatACCAATACTTGGCAATATGTAACTCAACTCATTTTTGCTActtgcggtgtggagggcaatctaaactcccctctgtctggatatcagggggtggggccaccggccatgtgaccattttcaagaggtgtcggaactccgttccactgcgttcccgctgaaaaaaagccctgccatgtGGACATACTACCAACATTTGGCCTAATTAGCACTGATTTACACAGTACTGCTGGTGTCCTAGGCAAAACAGTGTGGCCTTGTTGGTCTCCTAGGTGAATCGCTACAGACTTTAGCAGACATGGCAGTCTTAATTCACAGCAGAATTTTTATATTGAAGATTACTATTGTTTGGAAACGCCTCTAAATAGCTGAAAGGGAAGTACTATTTTACTGAGTAGTTCTGTTGGAGAGAGCTGACAGGTGGGGTGTGGCCAGATGTGTGTTGGTGGGGGCTGCAGTTCAGTGGTCaagcatctgctcagcatgcggaaggtcccaggttcaatccctggcagtaGAAAGGACCAGGctgtaggtgatgtaaaagaactccacctgagaccctggacagcctaTGCCAGTCTGCGAAGACAATCCTGACTGTAATGGACCAggggtctgattcagaataaggcaacttcatgtgttcatgtgctaACATGtaccaacaatgtccttctgctgtTAACATTGGTCAAACATTGGTTCCTGTGTGAGAGAATCAGTGACCACAAATGAGACATAAGAAGTCACAACGTTCAGAAACGAGTGGGGAACCTTTTCATCTTCTTGGACATACAGTTACAGCTCTGAAAATCTCTGTTCTACAACCCCACTCTCCTGCAAAAAACCCTTCAAAGGGAATATACAGTGCGGAAGTATAGAATTAGAGCTCAAGAAATTAAATGCTGCCTGTCATCCTGGCTTAAATGGGGATTTAGATTTCCTGCTTATTATAATTTTTAAGAGCTCTACAGGGCCCAGTTTTAGAAACTTTAATTGCCTCTTCTTGACCTACCTGCTACCCTTTAGTGATGTCAGTTCATTTTCTTATGCTTCAAATACCTTCTTCCTCAATTAGTTGTTGTTTATCCTACTTCATTACTATTTTGTTTGACCACATCCCATGACAGGGCTGGTGGCTCTGACTTCTCTCATCATCCATTATGTATAACAGCCTAATCCATTCCAGTCTCTTGCACAGAGATCCACGCCTGAAAGATTCATGGCAGGATTCAGTCCAAGCCTCTCTCTACCCACTACTCCAATCGTCTCCCTTCCCCAGCAGTAATTTTCCCTAGGAATATATGGAATATGATTTCCTCCTCACAGCACCTAAAGAAGCGAGCCCATAGAAGCTCCTGTTGGAATAAATGCTGTTCGTCTGTAAAGGTGCCACTGCGCGGCTGTGTTGTTGTTCAGTTTACATCTCAATAAAAGCCCTGGtgaataaaatggccttgcagcgCCTTCTGATGGTTTCTAAAGTCAGTGGCCTATCGCATCTCCTTAGAGAGTTTGTTCCACACAGTGAGGGGAGGTATGGGGTGAGGCAagggctctggttgatgccaggccaGCTACCTTAATTAGGGGAACTGCTGTTAGGTAAGAACCCGAAGGCAATAGTTGGTGCATGGGCACATATGGGAGGAGGCGGTCTTTCAGATATGTGGGCCTCAGGCCGcaaagagctttaaaggtcataagCAGTGCCTGGAATTGGACTCAGAAACAACCTGGCAGCTGACCATAGCTGTTTCAAGATGGGTGAAATACGATCCTAATAGCTACCCCCTGACAATAATGGGGCGGCCATGTTCTGGACCAGCTAGATTcaaggttgtcttcaagggcagcccaacgtAAAGTGTCTTGCAGTAATCCAGCCACATGATTACAGGCATATGTATCAGTATGGCCTGACCAGCTAAGTCTAAGAAGAGATTGCTGGTGAACCAGGGGCAGCTGAAAAGTTATTTTTGCCACTGCACCAACCCGCTTTTGCTGTAACCATTTGATGTAAGAGAATAATACGTTGGTTTCTTTTTCTAAGTGCCAAATTAACATTTTTCTTCCTCCATCTGTTTGCTTTTGTCTCTCCACAGGAGGATTGAAGATTGTCTGCCACCTCTGGCCAATTCCTCCACCAAGAGGTTCTCCCCAGCCAAACGGAAACAACATTACATTAACCAGGCCATTCGCAACTCGGACCTCATTCCCAAAGCCAAAGGACGCAAGAGCCTCCAGCGGCTAGAGAACAGTAAGAGGCCTGTACATAGGTGCCTTTTCCTAGTTATGGACAGAGACTCTGTCACTTCCCCTGTTGCTTTTACAAAGCAGAAGGTATTCAGAGGTAgactctgaacatgaaggttctatTTAGCTCTCACAAGGGTATAAAAAGAGTCCTGCTATGTGAGTCCAGATGTTTAGAGGAAGGCCTTTAAGTGAGGCATGAAGGCCTTAGGTCTCCCCGGTATTGCCCCCCTCCTGAACTAGTATTCACTTGTAGCCTGCTTCTGAACAAAGAAGTTCCATTTGACTCATATGGTGAAAAGCCATTGACAGATCCATTAGCCTCTGTACATTTTTCTagcccttttaaagtcatctcaTCTAACACCCATAGCTGcaccttgtggcagtgagttccgcaAGTTATATGCATATCATTTGAAGGTTATTCTGCCATGGAGCTACTTGCCATCTACTTCAGGGGATTCACTTTCTCTGCTGCAGGCAAAGTTTTCTAAAGCTCTGTCATTTCTCATCTCCCTCACTTTATAAACATGTCTAAAACCAGAACTAAATTTTTGGGAATCCAGATGATTTTGTGAATTTGCCTATTGACTTGGCAACTCCCTTTGGCTCCCTGGATCATGCTCCATCATCCTCCAAAACTCCCTTGCACTCCCACAAGGCTTCCATGGAAGATCTTCTTAGCCTGGGCCTCATATACTCCCAAGGACTGCCCCATCCCAGGTGAACTTGTAGGGAAGCTTTGCTTGTCCCATTGGCATTTCCTTGCTATCTCTTCCTGTCAGCAGTTGAGATCAGTCTCTGCCCATTTGAAGAACCTTCTTGGTGGCTGCCCCTTCTTGATGCGATAGCCTTCTGAAACATATGAGATGATCAGGTCGTCTTCAGAGCTATTTGAACAAGTATTATTTGGTACGCTTCTGTCAGTTGCTCAGGGCTGTACTTTTGAAGGGGGCCTTTTTGTCCAGGGGGGATTAAGATCGAAAGGGTGGTTTTCTTCTCTGCGTATCTGTCGGGGTGTGTTGGTGATTTCTGTCTGTTGTGAtggattttaaattttgtaagcGACCTTGGATCCAGAGGGAGAACGGAGAGAGGGAAACAATGCGGATAAAGATGGGTTGTGAATAACTAGCCTAGTTCAGTGGGTGTGCAGACCGCACAAGGTAGAGAGAGGATCCCTTCCCACGTGGTTGGGACCATTCAGGCTAGGAAGCAAGGCAGAAACAGGAAAGCAGCCCCTTCCAAGGGGCTGAAAGGGATGGGCATAATAATAATTTGCATTGAGGCCACGATTGGTCAAAGCAGAGAGATGTTAGCCATCACAGTCAGAGGAATACTTCTGTAATGGTGTCTCTACAAGTTTAAATAACGGCCCCTGAAGAAGCCTTTATTGCGAAATAGTGGGAGCTGGCGATTTGTTGGGCCAGAACCGGGCCAGCACCGGGGAGGCttggctgtcccccccccctccgcaaaTTGCAGTTGGAAATGGACGAAATATCGTATTGATGGTGTGAATCTAAGAGGGTACTGTGACCCGAGTAAAAGTAGAGACTAAACCCACCATTGTGACATCTTGTGGACCTTCTTGGACTGAATTATTGTCGCTTGAagatgtattttgtatttatactGTGTTCTTATGAAGTGACTATTTATTATTGATGTTTATAGGAACTGATACTGCATTTGACTGTATTTTGATAGTAATTTTTATGACATTTATTGAGCACGTTTGAACTTATTGCACTCTGAGTAAAATTGTTTATAGGAgattattgcatttattgtaagAGGGAGATTTTGTGTTTGTAGTATTACTGGTTCCCCCTCTAGTGCCTCTTTTTGTTAGAGCGTGGGGAtgtatcttttccacactgtgacactgagagatctctgtcttttggtgctacacctctgaagatgccagccacagctgctggcgaaacatcaggaactacaatgccaagaccacggcaatacagcccggaaaacccacaacaaccatcgttctccggccgtgaaagccttcgacaatacagcaataatgacatactttgtaaacagctctgagtgggcattaagttgtcctgaagggcggtatataaatcaaatggtggTGTTGTTGTTATAGGCGGGCATTCAAGAGGTGCAGATTCCCCCATGGCTGCATTTCTGTGACGAAAAAATGGAAGAATTTCTGTGCTGTGCCAATgattaggctgatcctgcactgggcagggggttggactagcagAAACACCAACTAAAAACTTGGGCTTTGGGGGTTCGATCCCACTGATCCGTTCCGCTAGCGGTGGTGCTTCAGTGTAGGGCAAGGAGCCCTTCCCTGATGCCAGAGGCTTGCAAGAACGTACAGGGAGCCAAAGGAAAGCACCTGTTGATCAAGGGAGGCAGCTCTTTGTACCTTCTTGTTCCATCGCTAAGGGAACAGATCTTCAGGATCCAGCCCGTGGTCAGATCCTCTTCAGAGCTGTGTGTCTGgataatttttttcttcaaacGTAAATAAATATCAACAGGTTTGTGGGGGGTGGATctatgaaagaaattaaaaatcaaaatggAGGCCTTTTGTCCCAGAACCACTGCTTGATATTGTCCTTCCTCCCCAGACACGTCTTTCCCTAgtttgctaaaaaaaaatcatgcatgcGAGTGCCTCAGACTTTCAGAAGATGATAAAAGCGAGTTATCAGGCGAAATAAACACTGTGTCTCGGAGCACAGATTTATGGCAATGTTAACTTCTGTGAACCAGGGCCTACCTTATGGGAAGTTTCTACAAAAGTATTTCCTGTGAGAAATCTGTTTAGCCTTTCAGGTGCCACCGGATTCTTAGTCAGTTCcagcctcttctctctgtaaCAGACAGGGTAGCAATCTCCAAAATccgaatccagtggcaccttagaggccaacaacaTTTTTATATGCTTTCGAGACTCGAAACAGGTAGCTGAAGAAGGGACtatcgaaagctcataccctgaaaatcttgttcatctctaagataccactggactcaaattctgctgttgtactgcagagCCTGCATGGCTACCTCCCTGAAACTATACGAATTTCGAGGGGTTGTCCGCATTTATGCTAGGGGTAGGGTTACAGTCCACCATCCAGGTTAGGGGGTTATGTACTCATTTCCTTGCAACTGAGGGTCTAAAATGGCTCCTGGATTTCATACTGCAAAGAATTCAAGCCCCACGTCTCTTGACTGActctgtgttttttttctctccctagCCCGATATCTAATGACTCTTCTGGAACATGATGATTATGTCCCTGAAGACGGGGAGCTGGACCACTCGGCTGCCCCGAGCATTTTCTCCGAAGCGTGCAACAACGAGTCATATATGGAGGTATGTGTTATCCCTTGGCACAACATTTCACATCCGCCAACAGGAATCTCCCCACCCCATTTTAGAGCTCGTTCTCTCCCTGTTCGTACGCTTGTGTCAAAGATCAGCTTCTTTGAGACCCGACTTTGCTCTGATAAAGCACTTCCTTTTATGAGAACTTGGCTCTCCTGCAAGCCAATTGCAGTAAACCTTGCGAAACCCAAGTGGCAGCCACTTGAAGATAACCACCTTTGGAGAGCCAAGCGGCTTTGCTTTGTTAGTTCAGGCACTGAGCCAGAACTTGGCTTTGCGTCTCGAGCTTTGTGTCTTTTGTACGGGCAGGAGATTGGTACGGGTGAATAAGGATATTGAATTGTTCGGTGGTTTTAACATCAGGAGCAGGTAATTGGCTCTCCTTCCCTGTTCAGAGCAGGAAGCAGCTGACACCCACCTTGACGAAATATGGGTGATGAAGATTGCAAATTGCTGTGCATGCCAAGCACTGGTTGTTGTGGAGGGCAATTGCGACAGCCCAGGAGGCTGCGTTGTGCGGGGTGGGGTGAGTGGAGGGATTCCAGCTTTTCAGAGCACAGCAGAGGGCTTAGCAGCGCACATGCATGCTGTAGAGCCATGgcagctggtggggggagggcaaaCTTGTCTGgagacaatcagggctttttttcagcaggaacgcgggggaacggagttccggaacctcttgaaaatggtcacatggctggtggccccaccccttgatctccagacagaggggagtttagattgccctccgcgccgccaagcggtgtggagggcaatctagaatcccctctgcctggagatcaggggtcggggccaccagccatgtgaccgttttcgccgagggcaacccactgagttccaccacctcttttcccagaaaaaaagccctggcgacaATAATACACTTTTTGACTTCCTTCATTGAGAGATTGAAAGGTGTGACCTGAGGATAGATGACTCAACAAAGGATGAAAGACCCATGCCCAGTCATCCTGCTTGCGCTGCTTCCTGCTCATCCGGTTTTCTTTGGTTTTTGAATGCCCCAGATATGAGTAAATATTGGTTTGTTCTTTTTCAGCGCAAAACGACCTGGGGACTAAGTAAAACTTCTGCGGGGGGAAGGAAGCTGTTTGCATAAACTCACCACAAGAAGGGATGTTACACATTCATGGAGGATGGTTCCATCTGTGGCTACTAGccctggtgactaaagggaacctccgtaGTCAGAGGCAATGAACCTCTAaatgccagtgctgggaggcaacgTGTGGGAAGGGCTGAAGCGGTCTTATGCTGAATCAGGCCttggtcagtgttgtctactcagactggcagccatTCTCCAGggtgtctcaggcagaggtctttaacATCACCTGGTTcttttggagatgccagggattgaatttgggaccttctctaccactgagctagaGCTCCTCCGCTTCTCTGGCCCTCCCTTCAAcgggctggccactgtgtgaagcaggatacgggactagatggaccactggcttgATCCAGCAGGGGTCTTACATTCTTACCTATTATTATGGTGGCACATtatatgtgccctgacctggatagctcaggtaatcctgatcttgtcagatctcagaagctaagcagggtcagccttggttagtaattggatgggagacctccaacaaagaccagggttgcagaggcaggcaatggtcaACCAcccctcttagtctcttgccataaaaactctatcaggggttgccataagtcaactgtgacttgagggcactctccactataCATTATATGCAGCTTGTTTTaattgatatatttttaaaagttttatttttatcgTTTTACTGGTTTTACTACTTTATATTGTAAGTTACATCAAACGTAAAGCACGGGGAATCAACTAATAAATGgcatatattaaaaataataagataatattaaaaatagtaaTAAAACCGAGTTCAACTTTAATGCATCAGAGTTTGAAAAAGCAGACTAAAACTTTTATTATCTGTTAGGGTAATGAAACTCCCGAAGTGCAAACAGCTTTAAATAAGCATTCCTGTTTTAAGGCTTTGTCCTCACTGGATTAATCCGCTAAGGCATGGTTCACACATGGTGATGGAATGGACAGCATCATTTCAGATGGTGCCTGATGGATCCCAGCTTTGAGTGTTCCTCCAAATTAGAACAAAAAAGCAAACTCCCCGCAGAGAGAAAACTAGCACAGTGAGGAGACAGAGCTTGATTTGCTGCTTTTCTCCTTGCAAGGAGTGCTTAGCATGACGGTACATTGTGAATGGTATTCCTCTGTCTACAGGCACCCTGGGGCTCTACCTGAAACTCCAGTGGATTAGTCTGTTTCTTTTAATTGTTGACAACACGTCTGAGTAATTTTCATACACCAGAGGGACCCCTTAtcacacacagcagcagcaggttgTAATCACAAgctaaaaataaagcagcataTTAAATTTTTTCCAGTAATACACCACCGTCCACCTGCCTGATACAAACCAGGTTAACCAACTATAATACCATTCTGGCTAAGATAAAGAAAATGTGACAAAACAGGAagccaataaaaaaattaaatacataagGTATCTAGGCCTAAATATGCTAAACATACACGTTTTTTTTATTTAACTCCCAAAACTATTCTATATGTACTGTTCACATACTTGTTTATACATGATTGTATAAGTTTCAATGTCTAAGCTAGAATCTGTATAATTTTTTAtcatgcacttactttactatactttctgttttttaaataaaatttataattaaaaaaaaattaaacacaaacagcagcaaagatcactcacAAAACAGCTTGCTATAAATCGTGAGGCCATCTTtccaaaaaaactttgcaaagtcaACATATGAAAGTGATTTAGTCAGGAACAAAAGAAGATTTTGCAAATTGCAGCCTGCAGTTTTAATGAATTGTTGCATTTGCTCTGGTTACAACCAGGGTGGTGAGAGATGGGTAAGAGAAGGTTGCGTCCCGTGACGTACCATGTCTATTGGCTAGATCTGGAACGATTTCGTGAACCGGTCTGGTGAAGAGCAGGAGCGACTCCTCTTGTATTTGGAGGAAAAAGCTACAAAGAAGCGGAGAAACAAGTTGCCTGACAGAGCCGAAGGAAACTGGAAAGGTATGGACATTGGGCAGGAGTTCAGCACGGCACCAGGCGCATCTCTCACTCTGTAGATTGTCAGAGgtaattaatttcttttttaaggaAAGGGACAGCCAGAGTTCGGAGGGGCTGTGTGCTGAATGTAGggaacactggctgattccgcacacgttggataatgcactttctctttttttttagaattttttattaggtgagcatAATTTACAGATAACAATTATCTATTAAACCCTTAATAtctatattcccccaccctttccctccctcctttttctgagacttccaacagctttccaacccaataaTAAAGTCTATTACTTAATCTATTCCTTCTACACATTATTATAACATCTTACTTTACTATACTAAATAATATCCATCAGTTTTAAATCTAATTCTTATTTTATACTAACCATAATTAAaacttccctttgtcagataaagATTCATATCTCCTAATTTCCCAATTTAATAATTTTCCATCTGCCATAATTTTCCCTTTATGTCCCActtcttctctaaatattgtctTAGCCTGCCCCATTCGTTGAAAAATTCTTCTAAATTCTgatctcagcttccttgtcattttgtccatttctgccatgtgcagCAGTTTTTGTatctggataatgcactttcaatgcactttatcaatcgtttgaggtggattttttgttccgcacatgaaaatatccattccaaatgatctataaagaggattggaagtgcattatccaacatgtgcggaatcagcctttttcctttttaaattacaCATCGCCCAGGAgatcctgatctcgtcagatctcagaagctaagcagggtcagccttggttagtaattggatgggagacctccaacgaagaccagggttgcagagtcaggcaatggcaaaccacctctgttagtctctttccacgaaaaccccagcaggggttgccataaggcagctgtgacttgaaggcactctccaccaccaaattaCACCAACAAATGCAAAAGGATATGATAGCGATAGCTCTTCATATATGCACAAAAGGCCTAATATCAGACCTATGATGATACCGTTCTACAAAAAAGGATCTGCATCCAAGAACGTCCCACAGCGGTCAATACTATTCAGCTCTTTAAATCAAAATTTAAATCGCTTGGAGTCCTGCTGAGCAAGAGAGAAAGCAGGGCAtaagttttaaatgaatgaaataaaGCTATCCTCTTCCGAGATTTTAGAAAGCACAGCCCTATTCCAGTGCATAGTGAAAAGATGCTGCCTTCTCCTCAGTCAAGCACTTCTCTTGGTTGCACCCTCCTTAAACTGCTTGTGCGAGGTAAGAGGCTGGGATCCAAAGGGTGCTGGGCCTGCTTTGTTCTTGCAAGGTTCTGCAGTGCAGAGGGTCCTGGCTGTCCAGGCCCAACTAGCCTGGGCAAAAATACGAAGGAATTGGCCAATTTCTGGTCAACATCTGAAcactgggtgattgttgggaATCTTGCAAAGAATGCAGTGCTTGGTTGCTCTGAACCACCAAGGCATGTTCCCTAGATGGAGGTCTTTCAGCACCGGTTGCCCATGAGATCTTGGTGGAAAATCCATATGCAGGAGTGGtctacctctgcattccagaggcAGGAGAAACAGCAGAACTGGCTGTTGCTCTGTATGGATATTCCATTGTTGCTGTGAATGCAAAGGCATTTGCAGTGGCAGTGAGACCCAAAGGGGGAATTCCTCCCTTGCAGAAGCAGTCTAAAATTTTGATTGCTGTTACCATATTGATGATTAACAACCTTTGGTT of the Eublepharis macularius isolate TG4126 chromosome 5, MPM_Emac_v1.0, whole genome shotgun sequence genome contains:
- the R3HDM4 gene encoding R3H domain-containing protein 4 isoform X1 — protein: MVVLQGREAGGVQEEGGAAPEKPLGRIEDCLPPLANSSTKRFSPAKRKQHYINQAIRNSDLIPKAKGRKSLQRLENTRYLMTLLEHDDYVPEDGELDHSAAPSIFSEACNNESYMEIWNDFVNRSGEEQERLLLYLEEKATKKRRNKLPDRAEGNWKGHPAYTPKECFQRISRRLRTTLKRSRIPMVPATKGSGRCKSATSGPSSFPRPSCFRRTWSK